In the genome of Gordonia rubripertincta, one region contains:
- a CDS encoding branched-chain amino acid ABC transporter permease yields the protein MDIISALQIAFAQLIGPSAIFYALLAIGLNLHFGYAGLLNFGQIAFALLGGYGVGIMAVNYDQPLWLGAIVGIAAAGMLAVVLGIPTLRLRADYLAIVTIAASEILRLVFRSTSSDDFTHSTNGIYGYASGFFSISPFDNGKQYSFFGVKFLGGDLWSMVVGWSVVLLLCLMVYLLVHSPWGRVLKAVREDEDAARSLGKNAYSFKMQALILGGCIGGLAGVFNALATQSINPDFYSTAQTFFAYGALILGGAATVFGPVLGAMLFWFLLAIPDALLRQATSGDNPMLDLSAQQVGAIRYVLLGLAIILMMVFRPQGLLGNKREVQLDA from the coding sequence ATGGACATCATCTCAGCGCTACAGATTGCCTTCGCACAGCTCATCGGCCCGTCGGCGATCTTCTACGCTCTACTGGCCATCGGCCTCAACCTGCACTTCGGCTATGCCGGGCTGCTCAACTTCGGCCAGATCGCCTTCGCCCTCCTCGGCGGATACGGCGTGGGCATCATGGCCGTCAACTACGACCAGCCGCTCTGGCTCGGCGCCATCGTGGGTATCGCCGCAGCCGGCATGCTCGCGGTGGTCCTCGGCATCCCGACACTTCGTCTGCGAGCGGACTATCTGGCGATCGTCACCATCGCCGCGTCGGAGATCCTCCGCCTGGTGTTCCGGTCGACGTCGTCGGACGATTTCACCCACTCCACCAACGGGATCTACGGCTACGCGAGCGGGTTCTTCTCGATCAGCCCGTTCGACAACGGCAAGCAGTACTCGTTCTTCGGGGTCAAGTTCCTCGGCGGCGACCTGTGGTCGATGGTGGTGGGCTGGTCCGTCGTCCTGCTCCTGTGCCTCATGGTCTACCTGCTCGTCCACTCCCCCTGGGGTCGCGTGCTGAAGGCGGTGCGCGAGGACGAGGACGCCGCCCGATCGCTCGGCAAGAACGCCTATTCCTTCAAGATGCAGGCACTCATCCTCGGTGGCTGTATCGGCGGCCTCGCGGGCGTGTTCAACGCCCTCGCGACGCAGTCGATCAACCCGGACTTCTACTCCACCGCCCAGACCTTCTTCGCCTACGGCGCACTCATTCTCGGTGGTGCGGCGACGGTGTTCGGACCGGTCCTCGGCGCGATGCTGTTCTGGTTCCTGCTGGCCATCCCCGACGCACTGCTGCGCCAGGCCACGTCCGGCGACAACCCGATGCTGGACCTCTCGGCGCAGCAGGTCGGCGCGATCCGCTACGTGCTGCTGGGTCTGGCGATCATCCTGATGATGGTGTTCCGACCACAGGGACTCCTCGGCAACAAGCGGGAGGTGCAGCTCGATGCCTGA
- a CDS encoding ABC transporter permease subunit, which translates to MTEPDRQVALVSDDRTDRIHAHRPECRPARQTRSPSRRPPSRRRTSVSTRRTALAVLLFIAASMLCGLVGTPSADAAPDEVRVFGVLRNGTEKVEGVKLEAKDASGTVVGTATSSATGAWSIMVPPGKYTVVVDTDSLPDDVEVQRSELPVDVSGGTARPVIFSFGEVRTGTEVSAVAELTRLAIDGIRFGLIIAITGVGLSLIFGTTGLTNFSHGELVTLGAVVAWVFNVKVGLQLIPATILAVIVGVGIGILNELGLWRPLRRRRTGLIAMLVVSIGLALVMRYLILIFFSDRAEPFKDYQAQTQIGSGPFAITPVNLACIVICIVVLLGVALLLQRTRIGKAMRAVADNKDLAESSGIDVDRVILFVWALAGGLATLGGVMFALSELGGRVQWEMGFKLLLLMFAGITLGGLGTAYGALLGCLIVGLLVQLSTYILSPDLKYIGGLLILIIILTIRPQGILGSRARIG; encoded by the coding sequence ATGACAGAGCCTGACCGGCAGGTCGCACTCGTGTCCGACGACCGCACCGATCGGATTCACGCGCATCGCCCCGAGTGTCGGCCCGCCCGCCAGACCCGATCACCGTCCCGCCGCCCGCCATCCCGGCGTCGCACGTCGGTGTCGACGCGGCGCACCGCGCTGGCCGTACTGCTGTTCATCGCCGCGTCGATGCTGTGCGGGCTCGTCGGGACACCGTCCGCCGACGCCGCGCCCGACGAGGTCCGGGTGTTCGGTGTGCTGCGGAACGGCACCGAGAAGGTCGAGGGGGTGAAGCTCGAGGCCAAGGACGCGTCGGGCACCGTCGTCGGGACGGCAACGTCGTCGGCGACCGGCGCCTGGTCCATCATGGTCCCGCCCGGGAAGTACACCGTCGTCGTCGACACCGACTCTCTCCCAGACGATGTCGAGGTCCAGAGATCCGAGCTGCCGGTCGACGTCAGCGGTGGAACGGCACGCCCGGTCATCTTCTCGTTCGGCGAGGTTCGGACCGGCACGGAGGTCTCGGCGGTCGCCGAACTCACCCGTCTGGCCATCGACGGCATCCGCTTCGGTCTCATCATCGCGATCACCGGTGTCGGCCTCAGCCTGATCTTCGGGACGACCGGACTGACCAACTTCTCTCACGGTGAGCTGGTGACCCTGGGCGCAGTGGTGGCGTGGGTGTTCAACGTGAAGGTCGGGCTGCAACTGATCCCGGCCACGATCCTCGCGGTCATCGTCGGCGTCGGCATCGGCATCCTGAACGAGCTCGGTCTCTGGAGACCGCTGAGACGACGACGAACGGGGCTGATCGCGATGCTCGTCGTGTCGATCGGCCTCGCCCTGGTGATGCGGTATCTGATCCTGATCTTCTTCTCCGACCGGGCCGAACCGTTCAAGGACTACCAGGCGCAGACGCAGATCGGCTCGGGTCCGTTCGCGATCACCCCGGTGAATCTCGCCTGCATCGTCATCTGCATCGTCGTACTGCTCGGCGTGGCTCTGTTGTTGCAGCGCACCAGGATCGGCAAGGCCATGCGCGCCGTCGCCGACAACAAGGACCTCGCCGAGTCGTCCGGTATCGACGTCGACCGCGTGATCCTGTTCGTGTGGGCGCTCGCCGGTGGCCTGGCGACACTCGGCGGCGTGATGTTCGCGCTCTCCGAACTCGGCGGCCGCGTCCAGTGGGAGATGGGATTCAAGCTCCTGCTGCTGATGTTCGCGGGCATCACACTCGGCGGACTCGGCACGGCCTACGGCGCATTGCTCGGCTGCCTCATCGTCGGATTGTTGGTGCAGTTGTCGACCTACATACTCAGCCCCGACCTGAAGTACATCGGCGGCCTGTTGATCCTGATCATCATCCTGACCATCCGGCCCCAGGGCATTCTCGGATCGCGAGCGAGGATCGGCTGA
- a CDS encoding GNAT family N-acetyltransferase, with protein MVPVTITQTKDVELASALLAQAFADDPVTVWMDPDTSRHRAVFRTLLVHIHGKGSTIDLAMRDGQPVGAAAWDPPGHKISTRAQLVSSWEFLRTLGPRIGRGIKLEAEFAKHRPKEPHWYLGQIGAPVKGAGVGTALLQHRLEQIDGPAYLESSNALNVPLYERFGFQVTEEFELPLDGPKVWAMYRPM; from the coding sequence ATGGTGCCGGTGACCATCACACAGACGAAAGACGTCGAACTCGCCAGTGCGTTGCTCGCGCAGGCGTTCGCCGACGACCCGGTGACGGTCTGGATGGATCCGGACACCTCTCGGCACCGCGCGGTGTTCCGGACGCTGCTCGTCCACATCCACGGGAAGGGGTCGACGATCGACCTCGCGATGCGCGACGGGCAGCCGGTCGGTGCGGCCGCCTGGGATCCGCCCGGGCACAAGATCTCGACGCGGGCCCAGCTCGTGTCGTCCTGGGAGTTCCTCCGGACCCTCGGACCGCGGATCGGGCGTGGGATCAAGCTCGAGGCCGAGTTCGCCAAGCACCGGCCGAAGGAACCGCACTGGTACCTGGGGCAGATCGGCGCGCCGGTGAAGGGGGCCGGTGTCGGCACGGCGCTGCTGCAGCACCGGCTCGAGCAGATCGACGGCCCGGCCTACCTCGAGAGCTCCAACGCTCTCAACGTCCCGCTGTACGAGCGGTTCGGTTTCCAGGTCACCGAGGAATTCGAACTGCCTCTCGACGGCCCCAAGGTCTGGGCGATGTACCGGCCGATGTGA